A single genomic interval of Halorubrum aethiopicum harbors:
- a CDS encoding asparaginase — protein sequence MTVTVVSTGGTIASTPDAGGDASPELTGEDLVSAVPELADVADVDTAEFSNVPSAHFTVEQMGDLARFLAELDGDADVEGIVVTQGTDVLEESAYFVDLCYRGETPVVFTGAMRNPSLPSPDGPANLLASVRTATSERAAGRVLVAFNDRIHAAREVTKTNSMNLDTFRSPEFGPLGVVDESRVTWRRTPESPDPDLDVEYDDLTNDVHAVSVTADMPPEQLAPAREGDALCLAATGAGHVPPTIIPELESVAENGVPIVATTRCPEGRLARDTYGFRGSEQTLQEIGCYYSDLNLQKTRIRAIAGLAAGRLDDVFERPGE from the coding sequence ATGACAGTCACTGTCGTCTCCACCGGCGGCACGATCGCCTCGACGCCGGACGCCGGCGGGGACGCGAGCCCGGAACTCACCGGCGAGGACCTCGTCTCCGCCGTTCCCGAACTGGCCGACGTGGCGGACGTCGACACGGCGGAGTTCTCCAACGTCCCGAGCGCGCACTTCACGGTCGAGCAGATGGGAGACCTCGCCCGGTTCCTCGCGGAGCTGGACGGGGACGCCGACGTCGAGGGGATCGTCGTCACGCAGGGGACGGACGTGCTCGAGGAGTCGGCGTACTTCGTCGACCTCTGTTATCGCGGCGAGACGCCGGTAGTCTTCACGGGCGCGATGCGGAACCCGTCGCTCCCGAGCCCGGACGGCCCCGCCAACCTCCTCGCGAGCGTGAGAACGGCGACGAGCGAGCGCGCCGCCGGGCGGGTCCTCGTCGCGTTCAACGACCGGATCCACGCGGCCCGGGAGGTGACGAAGACGAACTCGATGAACCTCGACACGTTCCGGTCGCCGGAGTTCGGCCCGCTCGGCGTCGTCGACGAGTCGCGCGTCACGTGGCGGCGGACGCCCGAGTCGCCCGACCCGGATCTCGACGTGGAATACGACGACCTCACGAACGACGTACACGCCGTCTCCGTGACCGCGGACATGCCGCCGGAACAGCTCGCTCCCGCCCGCGAGGGCGACGCGCTCTGTCTCGCGGCGACGGGTGCCGGCCACGTCCCGCCGACGATCATTCCCGAGTTGGAGTCGGTCGCCGAAAACGGCGTCCCGATCGTCGCGACCACGCGGTGTCCGGAGGGCCGGCTCGCGCGGGACACCTACGGCTTCCGCGGCAGCGAGCAGACCCTCCAGGAGATCGGGTGTTACTACAGCGACCTGAACCTCCAGAAGACGCGGATCCGCGCGATAGCCGGGCTCGCGGCTGGGCGTCTCGACGACGTCTTCGAACGACCGGGGGAGTGA
- a CDS encoding tRNA (cytidine(56)-2'-O)-methyltransferase encodes MNETRGTCETGGVVVLRYGHRPGRDDRMTTHVGLTARALGADRVILPDNAGQSAETVRDITDRFGGPFGVELRDDQKALVRNWEGVVVHLTMYGERIQDVEAEIREAVRGDEVADREGGGDGEEGRDLLVVVGGEKVPWALYERADFNVGVTNQPHSEVAGLAVFLDRLFEGEELDREWTDADRRVVPEATGKTVIGADDDG; translated from the coding sequence ATGAACGAGACGCGCGGGACGTGCGAGACGGGCGGGGTCGTCGTCCTCCGGTACGGCCACCGACCGGGGCGGGACGACCGCATGACGACGCACGTGGGGCTGACGGCGCGGGCGCTTGGCGCGGACCGGGTGATCCTCCCGGACAACGCCGGGCAGTCCGCGGAGACGGTGCGAGACATCACGGACCGGTTCGGCGGTCCCTTCGGCGTCGAGTTGCGCGACGACCAGAAGGCGCTCGTCCGGAACTGGGAGGGTGTCGTCGTCCACCTCACGATGTACGGCGAGCGGATCCAGGACGTCGAGGCGGAGATCCGCGAGGCGGTCCGTGGCGACGAGGTCGCCGACCGCGAGGGCGGCGGTGACGGCGAGGAGGGTCGGGACCTGCTCGTCGTCGTCGGCGGCGAGAAGGTGCCCTGGGCACTCTACGAGCGGGCCGATTTCAACGTGGGCGTGACGAACCAGCCGCACTCGGAGGTCGCCGGCCTCGCCGTCTTCCTCGACCGGCTCTTCGAGGGGGAGGAACTCGACCGCGAGTGGACCGACGCCGACCGCCGCGTGGTGCCCGAGGCGACCGGCAAGACGGTGATCGGCGCGGACGACGACGGGTAG
- a CDS encoding ATPase domain-containing protein has product MPPALPDRISTGVVGLDEILSGGLIPQRSYMIDGRAGSGKTILGLHFLDEGVDRGESALFVNLEEDLGDLKANAAALGFDTEAIDFLDLSPNADVFTEDQSYEVFAPSEVERESITERIVEGVDAVDPDRVVVDPLTQLRYLTDDGYQFRKQVVGFMRFLKGRNATVLFTVQDTPSLPSDDLEFITDGTIVLGSEAHGKSISVPKFRGSSTQGGDHAYRITDRGIEVYPALQPGEHVGEYESETVSSGIPEVDELLAGGLERGTVSIVSGPTGVGKTTLATQFMKEAAGRGERSVIYLFEETTETFLTRSRAVNIPVDRMIEKGTLQVNEVEALERSPQEFARMVREEVEERDADIVMIDGISGYRLTLRGEETTMLQQMHALGRYLKNMGVTAVFIDETRNVTGEFQATMENISYLADNIVFLRHLEIHGEMRKAIGVLKKRTSDFERTIREFEITEHGIKVGEPMSNMRGILSGTPEVVGRRRERGDAEECPEDR; this is encoded by the coding sequence ATGCCACCAGCACTTCCCGATCGGATCTCGACCGGCGTCGTCGGGCTCGACGAGATCCTGTCCGGCGGCCTGATCCCGCAGCGGAGTTACATGATCGACGGGCGGGCCGGAAGCGGGAAGACGATCCTCGGCCTCCACTTCCTCGACGAGGGCGTCGACCGGGGCGAGTCGGCGCTCTTCGTCAACCTCGAGGAGGACCTCGGCGACCTGAAGGCGAACGCCGCGGCCCTGGGGTTCGACACGGAGGCGATCGACTTTCTCGATCTGAGCCCGAACGCCGACGTCTTCACCGAGGACCAGTCCTACGAGGTGTTCGCCCCCTCGGAGGTGGAACGGGAGTCGATCACGGAGCGGATCGTCGAGGGCGTCGACGCGGTCGACCCGGATCGCGTCGTCGTCGATCCCCTGACGCAGCTCCGATACCTGACCGACGACGGCTACCAGTTTCGCAAGCAGGTCGTCGGATTCATGCGGTTTCTGAAAGGTCGGAACGCGACCGTGCTGTTCACGGTCCAGGACACGCCCTCGCTGCCGAGCGACGACCTCGAGTTCATCACGGACGGGACGATCGTGTTGGGAAGCGAGGCACACGGGAAGTCGATCAGCGTGCCGAAGTTCCGCGGCTCCTCGACGCAGGGCGGCGACCACGCCTACCGGATCACCGACCGGGGGATCGAGGTCTATCCGGCGCTCCAGCCGGGCGAGCACGTCGGGGAGTACGAGTCCGAGACGGTCTCCTCGGGCATCCCCGAGGTGGACGAGCTGCTCGCCGGCGGGCTCGAGCGCGGGACCGTGAGCATCGTCAGCGGCCCGACCGGCGTCGGCAAGACGACGCTGGCGACGCAGTTCATGAAGGAGGCCGCCGGCCGCGGGGAGCGGTCGGTGATCTACCTCTTCGAGGAGACGACGGAGACGTTCCTCACCCGGTCGCGGGCGGTCAACATCCCGGTCGACCGGATGATCGAGAAGGGGACCCTCCAGGTGAACGAGGTGGAGGCGCTGGAACGATCGCCCCAGGAGTTCGCCCGAATGGTTCGCGAGGAGGTGGAAGAGCGCGACGCCGACATCGTGATGATCGACGGCATCTCCGGCTACCGGCTCACCCTCCGCGGCGAGGAGACCACCATGCTCCAACAGATGCACGCGCTCGGACGCTACCTCAAGAACATGGGCGTGACCGCCGTCTTCATCGACGAGACGCGAAACGTCACCGGCGAGTTCCAGGCGACGATGGAGAACATCAGCTACCTCGCCGACAACATCGTCTTCCTACGGCACCTGGAGATACACGGGGAGATGCGCAAGGCGATCGGCGTGTTGAAGAAGCGAACCAGCGACTTCGAGCGGACGATCCGCGAGTTCGAGATCACGGAACACGGGATCAAGGTCGGCGAGCCGATGTCGAACATGCGCGGGATCTTGAGCGGGACGCCGGAGGTCGTCGGCCGCCGGCGCGAACGGGGAGACGCCGAGGAGTGCCCCGAGGACCGGTAG
- a CDS encoding phosphoribosylaminoimidazolesuccinocarboxamide synthase — protein sequence MTSVKEFRVVEPATADGLGRGRFAFTDAYSVFDWGQMPDAIPRKGASLCTMGAFNFERLADAGVPTHYRGVVDPVAVEGGADPEDAVVPLAEAGAPPTEMAIELTQVPDLPYEGPDAGYDYDAFHAAGGENYLVPLEVVFRNTVPVGSSLRSRRDPSDLDLPFEEWPDESVGLPEPVVEFSTKYEEQDRYLSREEADRIAGRADVDALAALARDVNRVVTDRAEEAGFVHEDGKIECLYVDGELRVADVVGTFDENRFSYGGQQVSKEVVRQWYKRADPEWVEAVGEAKAAVADRDLADWRELCEEEPIDLPPEVLEAVSAMYAAGANAYTGTDWFDAPPVDEAVSAVRSLGE from the coding sequence ATGACGAGCGTCAAGGAGTTCCGCGTCGTCGAGCCCGCGACCGCCGACGGCCTCGGCCGCGGCCGGTTCGCGTTCACCGACGCCTATTCCGTGTTCGACTGGGGGCAAATGCCCGACGCGATCCCGCGGAAGGGCGCGAGCCTCTGTACCATGGGCGCGTTCAACTTCGAGCGGCTGGCCGACGCCGGCGTCCCGACTCACTACCGCGGCGTCGTCGACCCCGTCGCGGTCGAGGGCGGTGCCGATCCCGAGGACGCGGTCGTTCCCCTCGCCGAGGCCGGCGCGCCGCCGACGGAGATGGCGATCGAGTTGACCCAGGTGCCGGACCTCCCGTACGAGGGTCCCGACGCGGGGTACGACTACGACGCGTTCCACGCCGCGGGCGGGGAGAACTACCTCGTCCCCCTGGAGGTCGTCTTCCGGAACACGGTCCCCGTGGGCTCGAGCCTCCGGAGCCGGCGCGACCCGTCCGACCTCGACCTCCCCTTCGAGGAGTGGCCGGACGAGTCGGTCGGCCTGCCCGAGCCGGTGGTGGAGTTCTCGACGAAGTATGAGGAGCAGGACCGCTACCTCTCTCGCGAGGAGGCGGACCGGATCGCGGGCCGCGCCGATGTCGACGCGCTCGCCGCCCTCGCCCGCGACGTGAACCGCGTCGTCACCGACCGCGCCGAGGAGGCCGGGTTCGTCCACGAGGACGGCAAGATCGAGTGTCTCTACGTCGACGGGGAGCTCCGCGTCGCCGACGTGGTCGGCACCTTCGACGAGAACCGGTTCTCCTACGGCGGCCAGCAGGTCTCGAAGGAGGTCGTCCGCCAGTGGTACAAGCGCGCCGACCCCGAGTGGGTCGAGGCGGTCGGCGAGGCGAAGGCGGCGGTCGCCGACCGCGACCTCGCCGACTGGCGCGAACTCTGCGAGGAGGAGCCGATCGACCTTCCCCCGGAGGTGCTCGAAGCCGTCTCGGCGATGTACGCCGCCGGCGCGAACGCCTACACCGGGACCGACTGGTTCGACGCGCCCCCCGTCGACGAGGCGGTCTCGGCCGTCCGGTCGCTGGGCGAGTAG